The Nicotiana tabacum cultivar K326 chromosome 14, ASM71507v2, whole genome shotgun sequence genome contains a region encoding:
- the LOC107764814 gene encoding protein neprosin-like: protein MATNVYNPHVEGQQNSACRLKLIKGANMIQVGWRVDPTLYGDNATRLFIHFQDGENACFNLLCPAFVLINPEVAIDGAFDIVSQRGGKVYEIGLSINWDQNEGNWWLFYTETNTPIGFWPREVFDDFDYFATSVQWGGVVYSPPGIPEPPMGSSFLPIKDVNYDGYCRNITLLSDKGDYIDTGDLLFYLDAPNLYDVRFSGDYLEHTMFYGGPGGL from the exons ATGGCAACTAATGTCTATAATCCTCATGTCGAAGGTCAACAAAACAGTGCATGTCGATTGAAACTAATTAAAGGAGCAAATATGATACAAGTCGGTTGGAGA GTTGATCCTACCTTGTATGGTGACAACGCGACTAGGTTATTCATACATTTCCAG GATGGTGAAAATGCTTGTTTCAACTTGTTATGTCCTGCCTTTGTACTTATAAATCCAGAAGTAGCTATAGATGGAGCATTTGATATCGTTTCACAACGTGGAGGGAAAGTATATGAGATAGGACTTTCGATAAATTGG GACCAAAATGAAGGAAACTGGTGGTTATTCTATACAGAGACTAATACACCAATTGGTTTCTGGCCTCGAGAGGTGTTTGATGACTTTGACTATTTTGCAACAAGCGTTCAATGGGGTGGAGTCGTATATAGTCCACCAGGAATACCTGAACCACCTATGGGTTCGAGCTTTTTACCTATTAAAGACGTTAATTATGACGGATATTGCAGAAATATTACACTTTTAAGTGATAAGGGTGATTACATTGATACAGGCGACTTGCTATTTTATTTAGACGCCCCTAATTTGTACGATGTAAGATTTAGTGGGGATTATTTGGAACACACAATGTTTTATGGTGGACCTGGTGGCTTGTGA